A single region of the Neodiprion pinetum isolate iyNeoPine1 chromosome 5, iyNeoPine1.2, whole genome shotgun sequence genome encodes:
- the Gart gene encoding trifunctional purine biosynthetic protein adenosine-3: MARHSVLVVGGGGREHAICWKLAQSDQVDWVYLASENPGATQLDKVTSVPLNVKNNKEIAEWSKKQGVSLVVVGPEDPLANGLSDELKAAGVMCFGPQKEAAKIEADKNWSKLFMDRHKIPTARWKGFTDAEAAKDFVNRSEFPALVVKAAGLAAGKGVVVASAKSEACEAINDILVKKKFGTAGEVVIVEEILLGEEVSVLAFTDGKTVVPMMSAQDHKRIFNNDTGLNTGGMGAYCPCPLLSDEDAKIIEHKVLQATVDGLRAENIPFVGVLYAGLILTKDGPKVLEFNCRFGDPETQVILPLLKSDLFLAMKACCEGTLSSSLISWETGVSAVGVILASRGYPETSSKGQVITGIDKVSLKPDHFVFHSGTKLSSNGELLTNGGRVLITVSLASSLARAAAQATVAADEISFEGKQFRTDIAHKGISRSILRGGKLSYKSSGVDIEAGDSLVSAIKPLVAATKRSGALGSIGGFGGLFDTKAAGYNDPLLVSGTDGVGTKLKIAITCKKHDTVGIDLVAMCVNDVLAHGAEPLFFLDYFACGKLDLDTATKVVAGVAEGCQRAGCTLVGGETAEMPDMYADGEYDLAGFAVGAIERTELLPRMSDIRPGDLVFGLSSSGVHSNGFSLVRSVLRLADKTYSDTAPFSESGKTIGEELLEPTKIYVKGVMPALKSGLIKAFAHITGGGLTDNIPRVLPHGTGVCLDASKWKIQPIFSWLAVNGGISRSEMLRTFNCGIGAILIGSPENKDKILKLLENEKPSVIGVVNSHNSGQQRVVVNNFDAVMDSGMRRHVPSLVKTLKRPLKKVGVLISGSGTNLQALIDATLDPMQRIGAEIVLVISNKSDVEGLRRAERAGIKTKVFKHTDYPSREAFDSDMDAALRAANVDLICLAGFMRILSAEFVIRWRGAMLNVHPALLPAFKGAHAHRDALAAGVRLSGCTVHFVEVDIDSGAIIEQEAVPVLPGDTVETLQERVKVAEHRLFPKALKLLATGQIELDKNGAIKWNY, from the exons ATGGCCCGGCATTCTGTTCTCGTCGTAGGCGGCGGAGGCAGAGAACACGCTATTTGTTGGAAATTGGCTCAATCCGATCAG GTGGACTGGGTTTATCTGGCATCAGAGAACCCTGGAGCGACGCAACTGGATAAAGTGACTTCTGTCCCgttaaatgtgaaaaataataag GAGATAGCGGAATGGAGCAAAAAACAAGGTGTCAGCTTGGTAGTAGTGGGCCCGGAGGATCCATTGGCAAATGGCCTGAGCGACGAATTAAAAGCTGCTGGGGTAATGTGTTTCGGTCCACAGAAGGAGGCTGCTAAAATTGAGGCTGATAAAAATTGGTCAAAACTTTTTATGGACAGGCACAAAATACCAACGGCAAGATGGAAAGGATTTACCGACGCTGAAGCGGCAAAAGATTTTGTCAATCG GTCCGAGTTTCCTGCTCTGGTTGTTAAAGCCGCGGGTCTTGCTGCTGGTAAAGGGGTAGTTGTAGCATCAGCAAAATCAGAAGCTTGTGAAGCGATCAATGATATTTTAGTCAAGAAAAAGTTTGGTACCGCCGGAGAAGTTGTCATTGTTGAAGAAATACTTTTAGGAGAAGAAGTGTCCGTATTGGCGTTCACAGATG GAAAAACCGTCGTACCCATGATGTCTGCGCAGGATCATAAACGGATATTCAACAACGACACTGGCTTGAACACAGGTGGAATGGGTGCTTACTGTCCCTGTCCACTTTTAAGTGATGAAGATGCCAAAATCATTGAACATAAGGTCTTACAGGCAACCGTTGATGGCTTGCGTGCTGAAAATATACCGTTTGTTG GAGTACTTTATGCTGGCTTGATATTGACCAAGGATGGTCCCAAGGTTCTAGAATTCAATTGTCGATTTGGAGACCCTGAAACACAAGTAATACTGCCACTACTGAAGTCTGACTTGTTCCTAGCAATGAAG GCTTGCTGTGAAGGAACCTTATCAAGCTCTCTAATTTCTTGGGAAACAGGTGTTTCCGCTGTTGGTGTTATTCTAGCATCGCGCGGGTATCCAGAAACGTCGTCGAAAGGACAAGTCATTACTGGCATTGACAAAGTATCTCTGAAACCCGATCATTTCGTATTCCACAGCGGCACCAAGCTTTCATCTAACGGAGAATTGCTTACCAATG GAGGAAGGGTCCTAATCACAGTGAGTTTGGCCTCATCATTGGCACGAGCAGCTGCCCAAGCCACTGTGGCAgctgatgaaatttctttcgaaGGAAAGCAATTCAGAACCGACATTGCACACAAAGGTATCTCTAG GTCTATATTGCGCGGAGGCAAGTTGTCGTACAAAAGTAGCGGAGTAGATATAGAGGCTGGTGACTCGTTGGTTTCTGCTATTAAGCCACTTGTTGCTGCAACTAAACGAAGCGGTGCGTTAGGTTCAATTGGCGGATTTGGTGGACTTTTTGACACCAAGGCGGCAGGTTACAATGACCCGCTTCTTGTCTCTGGAACTGATGGCGTTGGAACCAAATTAAAA ATTGCCATCACCTGCAAGAAGCACGACACTGTCGGAATTGATTTGGTCGCAATGTGTGTTAACGATGTATTGGCACATGGCGCAGAACCCCTTTTCTTTCTAGATTACTTCGCCTGCGGTAAATTGGACCTTGACACCGCCACAAAAGTAGTTGCTGGTGTGGCAGAAGGTTGTCAGAGAGCTGGATGTACACTG gtCGGCGGTGAGACTGCGGAAATGCCGGACATGTACGCTGACGGCGAATACGATTTAGCCGGATTCGCTGTCGGCGCGATAGAGAGGACTGAGTTACTGCCTCGCATGAGTGATATTCGACCTGGTGACCTAGTTTTTGGATTATCATCCAGCGGTGTACACAGTAATGGATTTAGTCTGGTTAGAAGTGTTCTAAGACTGGCCGATAAAACGTATTCGGACACAGCGCCGTTCTCTGAGTCCGGAAAAACGATTG GTGAAGAGTTACTGGAGCCAACGAAAATATACGTGAAGGGCGTTATGCCGGCTTTGAAGTCGGGCTTGATCAAGGCATTCGCTCATATTACCGGGGGTGGATTAACCGATAACATTCCTAGAGTTTTACCGCATGGAACAGGTGTCTGCTTGGACGCATCAAAGTGGAAAATTCAACCCATCTTCAGTTGGCTTGCCGTTAATG GAGGTATTAGTAGATCGGAAATGCTAAGAACGTTTAATTGCGGCATCGGCGCAATTCTCATCGGCTCTCCAGAGAACAAGGACAAAATCCTAAAGCTCTTAGAAAATGAGAAACCCTCAGTTATCGGTGTCGTCAACTCGCACAACAGTG GTCAACAACGAGTGGTGGTGAATAATTTCGATGCAGTAATGGACTCTGGAATGAGACGACACGTCCCCTCGCTCGTTAAGACGCTGAAAAGGCCTTTGAAAAAGGTCGGCGTTTTGATATCTGGTAGCGGTACGAATCTGCAAGCGCTGATCGATGCGACGCTTGATCCAATGCAACGAATAGGTGCCGAAATTGTTTTAGTCATATCGAACAAGTCCGATGTCGAGGGATTGAGACGAGCGGAACGAGCTGGAATCAAAACAAAG GTTTTCAAACATACCGACTACCCCAGCCGCGAGGCCTTCGATTCCGACATGGATGCCGCGCTCCGTGCCGCGAACGTTGACCTCATATGCTTGGCCGGATTTATGCGCATTCTATCTGCAGAATTTGTCATACGATGGAGAGGGGCAATGCTGAACGTCCACCCGGCTTTGTTGCCCGCTTTCAAAGGCGCCCACGCGCACAGGGACGCACTCGCCGCTGGAGTTCGACTCTCGGGATGCACCGTCCACTTTGTTGAG GTTGACATAGACTCTGGAGCGATAATAGAACAGGAAGCGGTTCCAGTGCTGCCCGGAGATACAGTAGAAACTCTTCAAGAACGGGTCAAAGTTGCCGAACACCGTCTATTCCCGAAAGCTTTGAAGCTTCTTGCTACCGGCCAGATTGAGCTCGATAAAAACGGCGCAATAAAATGGAACTATTAG
- the Trp1 gene encoding translocation protein SEC62, giving the protein MAERRKNRKRKDEIAHPEAEEVLEKPSKEEYAVAKWIRSNVPSKKTKFLNHNVQYFTGTRAVDALLEKSPWNKTLFETREQITSFLDSMLKHKFFHRAKKVVLSEQELSKIRGAKKKGKDNGKPESKEDKKSLEKDEGKEKDAADPKDNDDKQEEKKELKKKPKVRLEMHLDQYFADSNDAYVWIYDPIPVYYWLIGTLVVLGTIGVCLFPLWPPSIRQGVYYISVTAAGFLVFILALAVIRVIVFCLLWVLTLGRHHLWLLPNLAEDVGFFASFWPLYQYEYCGPSSDGDKKSSKKKKRKKDKDSDSEETPLAPGESPATEDEGNDAKSGEEEEEAIENLGRNGDGERDGEEEVSEEGSESEKSNTGRDFEMVQHTELEEK; this is encoded by the exons ATGGCGGAACGACGGAAAAACAGGAAGCGCAAAGAC GAAATAGCGCATCCCGAGGCTGAAGAAGTTCTAGAAAAACCATCCAAGGAAGAATATGCAGTTGCCAAATGGATACGGAGCAATGTCCCGTCAAAAAAGACAAAATTCCTGAATCACAATGTACAGTACTTTACTGGTACACGGGCTGTCGATGCCCTACTTGAGAAATCTCCTTGGAATAAAACACTCTTTGAAACGCGCGAGCAGATCACAAGCTTTCTCGATTCGATGCTGAAACACAAGTTCTTTCATCGAGCCAAAAAAGTTGTGCTATCTGAACAGGAGTTGAGCAAAATAAGAGGAGCTAAGAAAAAGGGTAAGGATAATGGGAAGCCGGAATCCAAGGAGGACAAAAAATCTCTTGAGAAAGATGAAGGTAAAGAAAAGGATGCTGCGGATCCTAAAGACAACGATGACAAAcaggaggaaaaaaaggagTTGAAGAAAAAGCCAAAG GTACGCCTGGAAATGCACTTGGATCAGTATTTTGCCGACAGCAATGACGCTTACGTCTGGATCTACGATCCCATACCTGTTTATTACTGGCTCATCGGTACACTTGTTGTTTTGGGGACAATAGGAGTATGTCTCTTCCCGTTGTGGCCTCCTTCAATTCGGCAAGGAGTCTACTACATCAGTGTTACCGCAGCTGGATTTCTGGTTTTCATATTGGCACTGGCAGTTATCAGAGTCATTGTATTTTGCCTGCTTTGGGTACTTACCCTGGGCAGGCATCACCTTTGGCTTCTGCCAAACCTGGCCGAAGATGTCGGGTTCTTTGCATCGTTCTGGCCGCTGTATCAA taTGAGTATTGCGGACCTTCTTCTGACGGAGACAAAAAATcaagtaaaaagaagaaacgtaAGAAAGACAAGGATTCGGATAGCGAAGAGACACCTTTGGCACCAGG GGAAAGTCCCGCAACGGAGGATGAGGGGAACGACGCTAAGAGtggcgaagaagaagaggaggcgATAGAGAATTTGGGGAGAAATGGTGACGGTGAGAGGGATGGGGAAGAAGAGGTAAGCGAGGAGGGTTCAGAGAGTGAAAAGTCGAATACAGGTCGTGACTTTGAAATGGTCCAACACACAGAGTTGGAGGAAAAGTAG